CTTCACCTCTATTCCTCTGCTATTAAACCACTGTATTACTTCATTATCAACATACATCATTCCATCATAACCTGTGCCTATCACCACAAGATCTGCTTTTTCCAATAAATAATCCCTTATATCTATAAGTTTTAGCCTATGGCCCTCCTCTCTCCACCAGTTCTCTATAATACCAAGTGATGGAGATATGATTATATCTCTGTTGTATTCCTTATTATCTATAACTATAACTCCAAAATCATAGTAATCTATCTTAGGCTGTCTATATACACCTCCCATAGTCTATCCCCTAAACTGTATATATACTCCTGCTACAAACATTATAGCTGATATTATTAGAGAGAAGAATATGTCTATACCTAGACGTACAAGTCCTAGATATATCATGGCTGAACCTAGTAATGCTAAAGCTATTACAACTATATATTTTGATAGAAAGTATGCTATAGCTGAAAACACTACAGCTAAGGCTATAAGCTGTATACCAGAGAATCCATAGGCTCTAGAGATAATTGTAGAGATTATTATCCCTATAGCAATTCCTAGCATAGCTCTATAAAACACAAAGCTTATTCCCCCTATAACTAAGGCTATGAATATGGCTAATATAGATGAAAATACTAGGCTATGAGTATGTGCATATAGATATTGTATTGATAGATAGAAGGTTATTGCAGCCATAGCCAAAGCTGTAAGCAATCTTGACATAGCATATCCAAATAGGCTCATCACAATACCTATTATAATCATTATAAATGATGTTAAGATTGCATCTATATTCATAGTAAGTTCATCTCTAGGACAACACTCTATAAAATATGGCTTAAACAGTATTTATAAGTATTATCTTCATAGTATATCATTTAGGTGTAAATCTATATTCAGTGATAATCAATGTGTAGACTGGGTATCTATGTATCCATAGGACAGTATAAATTTCTAGAGGAGTACATAAGAGCTTTCTATCTAGCATCCATAAACGATATAGCATTAGAGAAACTTAGATATGGTAGAAGATCGCATAACCATGGATGGGGATTTATATATATTGCTAAAAGATTTAACAATCTATCTCTATCTTGGTATAAAACATCTTTACCTATAATGGATAGAGATGTTGAGACCATATTGAAAAACACCATATCCCTAGATGCAGATTGGATTGCAATTAACATACACAGCAGATTAACATCGAGAGAACCTATAGATATTCTAAATAGCCATCCATTCTATGTATCTATACCTGGGAAGATAAGTCTATGGCTTATACACAATGGATCTGTAGATAAGGAGAAGATAAGTAAAATCCTAGGTTTAGATAATATTAAAGATCTTTATGCAGATTCATACTTTTTAGCAAATCTTATTGCAAGGAATCTAAATTCCTTAAATAATAACGATATAATAGAAGTATTTAGATCGTTAATAGATATGGATATTACAACATCAGCACTAAATCTAAGTATCTTATCAATAGATGAAAAGACTAAGGAAATATCTATAGCTATACTGAATTACATGGTACAAGATGTACTAGATGATAATAATATGAGAGAATATTACAATATCTATATAGCGAATATAGATAGCAAAACATTTATAGCAGGATCTTCTACAGTAATGTGGTATCTAACTAAAATTGTAAAGATTGCTATACAGCCATTATCGAATGGAGAACTTATAATCATTAAGCCATATGAAAATTCCTTAGAAATATCTAGTTTTAAACTATTATAGTATATTCTATTCCAGATTAATCTTCGTGTTCTGAGGATGGTTCTACATGTACAAGAACTTCCTCAATATTAGGTATACCAGACTTTACCTTCTCCTCAATCTTATGTGCTATTTCATGTGCTTCTTCTATACTTAGTTTTGGATCTACATGAACTTTTATCTCTGCATACATCTTCCCTCCATAGCTTCTTGCCTTAACATCGTGAACTTCATCAACACCCGTAACACTCTTAGCTATATCCATGATTCGTGCCTCAATACCTTTAGGAATAGTATCTATTATTATAGATACAGATTCTACAAATATCTTTCCCCCCTCATAGCCTAGTAATACAGCTATTATGATAGCTGATAATATATCTAGTAGATATGTATCAAGGAATATTATACCTACAAAGGATACAAAGACAGCAATACTCATTAAAGCATCAACTCTGTGATGCCATGCATCTGCATAACAAAGCATAGATCCGCTAATCCTATACAATTTTAGTGCATATCTCGCTAAAAATTCCTTTATAATCCCTGTTATGATGACCACTATAAGTGCTGAACCTAGAAACTGTAAAGCGATTGAATAGCCTGATAGAAATCGTTGAATAGATTCATAGAGTATTGAAATACCTATAACTATTAAAGCTAGACCCATAAACAATGTAGCTAAATCCACTATCTTTCCATGTCCATATGGATGCTCTTTATCTGGAGGCTTAGAACCTAGTCTCCCACCTAGATAAACCATTATCGATGTCATATTATCACTAAGTGAATGCCATGCCTCAGCTATAAGAGCTAAGCTATTAACAAGAATCCCAGGTATAAGTCTTAGAATCCAGACTATAGTATTAACCATAATAGCTACTAAGGCTTCTCTCATTTCAGCTTCTCGAGGATCCAATAGTCTCACACTAGATCATATAGAGACAATACCTTTAAATTTTATGTTATAACATCTCTATAGGATTAGAATCATTATATACAATGAGATAAATTATTCACAAGGCAATAACACTAATTAGACTTTCAATTCTATATTTATTTACATAAAATAACGTTGTCTAGAACTATTCATTACTCTATTCTTATTCTTTGAATGATTATCGAATAATTGATGCTGAGAGTATATAGAAAGCTGATGAAGATATGACTTCAATTGAATATACTGTAAAATATATTGTTAGAGAATTCAAAATATCTTCGCCCTAAATCAAATATTGTCATGACTTAAACAAAGTTTATTTACAGAGTAGAGCTTTTTAGTAACTGTTATCTCTAATATCATTTTAGGTGAAATATATGGCTATAGAGTATGGTGAACTAGGTGAATTAAAGGAGGGGAGCTATGTAGTTATAGATAATGAGCCTTGTAGAGTTGTAGAAGTGTCAAGAGCAAAAACCGGTAAGCATGGTAGTGCAAAGGTTCATATAACTGCCATAGGATTGTTCACTAAGTCTAGAAAGACTCTAACGGGTCCTGCTGATCAAAGGGTTGAGATACCTATAATCGATAAAAAGGTTGCTCAAGTAGTTGCTGTTTTAGGTGATAAGGTTCAGCTTATGGATTTAGAGAACTATGAGACTTTTGAGGTTGATATGCCTGACGATGAAAGTATAAGGTCTAAGATTACACCTGGAGCTGAGGTAGAGTACTGGTCTGTCTTAGGAAGAAGATTTATATATAGAGTTAGATAGAGTAGTAGTTGCTATGAATGTTCTAGAGAACCTTAAGAAAATAGTATCAGATTTTTTACGTGGTAAAGAGCCCTATGAGATTGCTGTAGAGAATTTTGTAAAAGAGTTACAGAAGACTCTTCTAAGAGCAGATGTAAATGTCAAGCTTGTACTTGAGCTAACGAAGAAT
Above is a genomic segment from Ignisphaera aggregans DSM 17230 containing:
- a CDS encoding hypothetical protein (KEGG: tpe:Tpen_1603 hypothetical protein~SPTR: A1S0L8 Putative uncharacterized protein), with product MNIDAILTSFIMIIIGIVMSLFGYAMSRLLTALAMAAITFYLSIQYLYAHTHSLVFSSILAIFIALVIGGISFVFYRAMLGIAIGIIISTIISRAYGFSGIQLIALAVVFSAIAYFLSKYIVVIALALLGSAMIYLGLVRLGIDIFFSLIISAIMFVAGVYIQFRG
- a CDS encoding translation initiation factor 5A precursor (eIF-5A) (COGs: COG0231 Translation elongation factor P (EF-P)/translation initiation factor 5A (eIF-5A)~InterPro IPR005824:IPR020189:IPR019769:IPR001884~KEGG: hbu:Hbut_1663 translation initiation factor IF-5A~PFAM: Translation elongation factor, IF5A-like; KOW domain protein~SPTR: A2BNB6 Translation initiation factor 5A~TIGRFAM: translation initiation factor eIF-5A~PFAM: Eukaryotic elongation factor 5A hypusine, DNA-binding OB fold; KOW motif~TIGRFAM: translation initiation factor eIF-5A), with the translated sequence MAIEYGELGELKEGSYVVIDNEPCRVVEVSRAKTGKHGSAKVHITAIGLFTKSRKTLTGPADQRVEIPIIDKKVAQVVAVLGDKVQLMDLENYETFEVDMPDDESIRSKITPGAEVEYWSVLGRRFIYRVR
- a CDS encoding cation diffusion facilitator family transporter (COGs: COG0053 Co/Zn/Cd cation transporter~InterPro IPR002524~KEGG: dtu:Dtur_1712 cation diffusion facilitator family transporter~PFAM: cation efflux protein~SPTR: B8E3B0 Cation diffusion facilitator family transporter~TIGRFAM: cation diffusion facilitator family transporter~PFAM: Cation efflux family~TIGRFAM: cation diffusion facilitator family transporter), whose protein sequence is MREALVAIMVNTIVWILRLIPGILVNSLALIAEAWHSLSDNMTSIMVYLGGRLGSKPPDKEHPYGHGKIVDLATLFMGLALIVIGISILYESIQRFLSGYSIALQFLGSALIVVIITGIIKEFLARYALKLYRISGSMLCYADAWHHRVDALMSIAVFVSFVGIIFLDTYLLDILSAIIIAVLLGYEGGKIFVESVSIIIDTIPKGIEARIMDIAKSVTGVDEVHDVKARSYGGKMYAEIKVHVDPKLSIEEAHEIAHKIEEKVKSGIPNIEEVLVHVEPSSEHED
- a CDS encoding hypothetical protein (KEGG: tsi:TSIB_0665 predicted glutamine amidotransferase, class II~SPTR: C6A285 Predicted glutamine amidotransferase, class II), giving the protein MCRLGIYVSIGQYKFLEEYIRAFYLASINDIALEKLRYGRRSHNHGWGFIYIAKRFNNLSLSWYKTSLPIMDRDVETILKNTISLDADWIAINIHSRLTSREPIDILNSHPFYVSIPGKISLWLIHNGSVDKEKISKILGLDNIKDLYADSYFLANLIARNLNSLNNNDIIEVFRSLIDMDITTSALNLSILSIDEKTKEISIAILNYMVQDVLDDNNMREYYNIYIANIDSKTFIAGSSTVMWYLTKIVKIAIQPLSNGELIIIKPYENSLEISSFKLL
- a CDS encoding protein of unknown function DUF498 (COGs: COG1504 conserved hypothetical protein~InterPro IPR007523~KEGG: tpe:Tpen_1116 hypothetical protein~PFAM: protein of unknown function DUF498~SPTR: A1RZ84 Putative uncharacterized protein~PFAM: Protein of unknown function (DUF498/DUF598)) is translated as MGGVYRQPKIDYYDFGVIVIDNKEYNRDIIISPSLGIIENWWREEGHRLKLIDIRDYLLEKADLVVIGTGYDGMMYVDNEVIQWFNSRGIEVKIARSREAVEIYNKAVEEGKKVLLFIHLTC